One segment of Taeniopygia guttata chromosome 17, bTaeGut7.mat, whole genome shotgun sequence DNA contains the following:
- the TTF1 gene encoding transcription termination factor 1 has translation MKGKAHAGDSQAQDFVKKKKKKRKLSESNNKHEDAETEEGAELGCISPVLFEEAAGQGGEGRTKKKKRKKRVEKQQALLDNYFVKVQDELSNGAGTAASPRKKRKGEDSTSELSDVNQDCQEGAADYVYFKKHKKRKEKQPEEHEVRELPLSEEHSTGHKEKSKKKRKKRREGSGQEDPDGAAEALLSPSEQDRGHRGRPAPAGEDEGSDAASAIIEVSMELPAGFSTPNKAAERAKKTAAHAKKAKNGSTSVMGESSSESDMMTPKALASQKNKQQNNSFAELAASDEVSVDGEEGLDPSMTSVVDLDTARQELEEFIPHVKNISDCSIKKMAGRDLMRFKEFKKLGMAIKFGRFTQKENKQIQKNIEEFLALTGIDSAEKLLFTSRYPEDKDTIHRLKTEHNFCEKISEGIPRPWRLIYYRARKMFDPNNYKGRYTKEEKEQLKKYQALHGNDWKKISELMSRSNLSVAMKFSEIKSPINYGPWTKEETQRLIKAVKDVMRRKLRTENPSSLSSLEQSNGDLWIDRELLHQTLPWTEIETKVGSRYWRQCKQKWNSILTRILTEGQQLYKGTNRLQTKITLIKRLYETNAEDANEVNWDELSMAIGDVPRSYAQSKFYRLKVSSVPLWKRKTFSEIIDYLYEKKLPELEEKLREEGNRGSFDNLAASQQQKAFRFSDIFDSSEESD, from the exons atgaaaggcaaaGCACATGCAGGTGATTCTCAAGCCCAGGATTTTgtcaagaagaagaaaaagaagaggaaactGAGTGAGTCCAACAACAAACACGAAGATGCTGAAACTGAGGAAGGTGCAGAGCTCGGCTGCATTTCCCCAGTGCTCTTTGaagaggcagcaggacagggtggggagggcaggacaaaaaagaaaaaacggAAAAAAAGGGTTGAGaagcagcaggctctgctggaTAATTACTTTGTGAAGGTGCAAGATGAGCTCAGCAATGGGGCTGGAACAGCTGCTTCCCcgaggaagaagaggaagggtGAGGACAGCACCAGCGAGCTCAGCGATGTGAACCAGGACTGCCAGGAGGGTGCTGCTGATTATGTTTATTTCAAAAAACAcaagaagaggaaagagaagcagCCTGAAGAGCATGAGGTGCGTGAGCTGCCTCTCTCTGAGGAACACAGCACGGGCCACAAAGAGAAATccaaaaagaagaggaagaagaggagagagggcagtggccaggaggacccagatggagcagctgaggcactGCTGTCACCCTCAGAGCAggacagggggcacagggggcgGCCTGCACCTGCAGGTGAGGATGAAGGCTCTGATGCTGCTTCTGCCATCATTGaggtctccatggagctccctGCTGGTTTTTCCACACCCAATAAAGCAGCTGAGCGAGCTAAAAAGACTGCAGCACACgctaaaaaggcaaaaaatggcAGCACTTCTGTCATGGGAGAAAGCTCTTCAGAGTCTGATATGAT gACACCAAAAGCCTTGGCATCTCAAAAAAATAAGCAGCAGAACAATTCCTTTGCTGAGTTGGCAGCCTCTGATGAGGTCAGTGTGGATGGTGAAGAAGGCCTGGACCCTTCCATGACTTCAGTTGTGGATTTGGATACTGCAAGACAAGAACTGGAAGAGTTTATTCCTCATGTGAAGAATATATCAGACTGTTCAATCAAGAAAATGGCTGGAAGAGACCTAATGAGGTTTAAGGAGTTTAAAAAACTGG GTATGGCTATCAAGTTTGGCAGATTTAcccagaaggaaaataaacaaatccagaaaaacATTGAAGAGTTCTTAGCACTTACTGGAATAGACAGTGCTGAAAAACTTTTGTTTACCTCAAGGTATCCAGAAGATAAAGACACCATCCATCGCCTGAAAACAGAACataatttttgtgaaaaaatct CTGAGGGTATACCCAGGCCCTGGAGGCTGATATATTATCGAGCAAGGAAGATGTTTGACCCAAATAATTATAAAGGAAG GTAtactaaagaagaaaaagaacaattaAAGAAGTATCAAGCTCTGCATGGCAACGATTGGAAGAAGATTTCTGAGTTGATGTCCCGTTCTAACCTCTCAGTTGCTATGAAATTTTCTGAAATCAAGTCAC CTATCAACTATGGTCCTTGGACAAAGGAAGAAACCCAGAGGTTAATAAAAGCAGTGAAGGATGTGATGAGGAGAAAACTGAGAACAGAAAATCCAAGTTCTCTTTCCTCCCTGGAACAGTCAAATGGGGATCTCTGGATTGACCGTGAGCTGCTGCACCAGACACTGCCATGGACTGAGATTGAAACCAAAGTGGGCAGTCGATATTGGAGACAATGCAAACAGAAATG gaattCAATTTTAACAAGGATATTGACCGAAGGGCAGCAGTTGTACAAAGGGACGAACAGATTACAGACCAAGATCACTCTTATTAAAAG GTTGTATGAAACAAATGCAGAGGATGCCAATGAAGTAAACTGGGATGAGCTCAGTATGGCTATCGG AGATGTTCCTAGAAGCTATGCTCAGTCAAAGTTTTATAGGCTAAAAGTGTCTTCTGTCCCTTTATGGAAAAGAAAGACTTTTTCTG aaATTATTGACTATCTGTATGAAAAGAAGCTCCCAGAACTTGAAGAAAAGTTAAGGGAAGAGGGGAATCGCGGTAGTTTTGACAATTTAGCAGCCAGTCAGCAGCAGAAGGCTTTCAGATTCAGTGACATTTTTGACTCCAGTGAAGAGAGTGATTAA